In the Tetrapisispora phaffii CBS 4417 chromosome 7, complete genome genome, one interval contains:
- the DIA2 gene encoding DNA-binding SCF ubiquitin ligase subunit DIA2 (similar to Saccharomyces cerevisiae DIA2 (YOR080W); ancestral locus Anc_5.689), which produces MSKDESVVEKALDLGSTYFKSGNYSKAKDLFVKAIKVSYSYDKSELKKLRLEANLPPVALHDPKKIYHPRLHKLYGNLSATYDKLQNLDKASDCSQRMINVDPYNLKGYIMMGKILQKQNKDKLAYKAYKNGLKQAHYAVEKFHLEIPKHLFDIVNRQKDLVRARLVSTGQIIKEDQNSGESPKNEEGMQTPGYKRVFIDPVEEQLKKRRKENENKFGSNIIVISDEQSDNDNLVPKELKYIDFVSELPLEVLPLIFSHFNTKDIVKFCFVSTNWNKRIKALVDIFKYFDLNNISYQQAVAFTKFYEQLYKQVLGNKSIRLVDTIKFSSKIRSDELRIMKILLKYILKSTRQVILTIPNTVLPQINAFINNSHHVHVEELSLMASFQIDKPFELDLIEKFPNLKKLEFIIPSAISPIANSNYGTYQLSEVHTYPACMDTLESMKIICDNAKVKHLPLFSILKFSKIPNLRYLCVTGAKFNDTSDSQFDWLGEFSNLEEIWMENNENASLSSFLKSCCRIKMSSNLKKLTFREYKISSKFELNTINPIFENNFRNLESLDIMGSSICGRAVLDIVSVVKNNSIYSLNIGECPYIQFSVHLGSQDVSLLSIPYLLSMVPNLKELYIPQLGSLNDTTMHILTSYTSELQNLVICDLSFNPSLTGAAVYDFLQSLKKVRKRPLENFVINGCPEISHITSLALKSQNLVTNLECIYQRPAWKQFGLNSYRFKT; this is translated from the coding sequence ATGAGCAAGGATGAATCAGTCGTAGAGAAAGCGTTGGATTTGGGTTCAACCTACTTCAAAAGCGGTAATTACTCCAAAGCAAAAGATTTATTTGTGAAGGCCATCAAAGTCTCATATAGTTATGATAAAAGTGAACTTAAGAAATTAAGACTCGAAGCCAACCTACCGCCTGTGGCATTACATGACCCAAAGAAGATATACCATCCAAGGTTGCATAAATTGTATGGAAATCTAAGCGCCACATACGATAAATTGcaaaatttagataaagCCAGTGACTGCTCACAAAGGATGATCAATGTTGATCCTTACAACCTTAAAGGTTATATAATGATGGGAAAGATTCTACAAAAgcaaaataaagataagTTAGCCTATAAAGCATATAAAAATGGATTAAAACAAGCGCACTATGCAGTTGAAAAGTTTCATTTGGAAATTCCTAAACATCTATTCGACATTGTTAACCGTCAAAAGGACTTGGTCAGGGCACGATTGGTGTCAACTGgtcaaattattaaagaagatCAGAACTCTGGTGAATCGCCTAAAAATGAAGAGGGTATGCAGACCCCAGGCTATAAAAGGGTATTTATTGATCCAGTTGAAGAACAGTTGAAGAAAAGGAGGAAAGAAAATGAGAATAAATTTGgatcaaatattatagtGATCTCAGATGAGCAATCTGATAATGACAATCTTGTTCcaaaagaattgaaatatattgatttcGTGTCTGAACTACCGTTAGAGGTGTTGCCTTTGATTTTTAGTCATTTCAACACAAAGgatattgttaaattttgttttgtatCCACTAATTggaataaaagaattaagGCTTTAGTcgatattttcaaatattttgacCTTAACAATATCTCATACCAACAAGCTGTGGCGTTTACTAAGTTCTATGAACAGTTATATAAGCAAGTACTTGGAAATAAAAGCATAAGGTTGGTTGatacaataaaattttcttcaaagaTCAGATCAGATGAGTTGAGAATTATGaaaattttgttaaaatatatattgaagtCGACTCGACAAGTTATACTAACGATTCCAAATACAGTGCTGCCTCAAATCAATGCATTTATAAACAATTCACATCACGTACATGTTGAAGAACTATCTTTAATGGCATCTTTTCAAATAGATAAGCCATTTGAGCTGGATCTCATAGAAAAGTTTCctaatttaaaaaaattggaattcATAATTCCAAGCGCTATATCTCCCATTGCTAATTCGAACTATGGTACATATCAATTAAGCGAAGTGCACACCTATCCTGCATGTATGGACACTTTAGAATCTATGAAAATTATCTGCGATAATGCCAAAGTTAAACATCTACCtctattttctattttaaaattttctaaaatacCTAATTTACGATATCTATGTGTAACAGGCGCTAAATTCAATGATACGTCTGATAGTCAGTTTGACTGGTTAGGTGAGTTTTCTAATCTAGAGGAAATATGGATGGAAAATAATGAGAATGCTTCACTGTCATCATTTTTGAAGTCATGTTGTAGGATCAAAATGTCAAGTAATCTGAAGAAACTAACTTTTagagaatataaaattagcagcaaatttgaattaaatacGATAAATCCTATTTTTGAGAACAATTTCAGAAACTTAGAAAGTTTAGACATCATGGGTTCATCAATTTGTGGAAGGGCTGTATTGGATATTGTATCGGTTGTTAAGAATAACTCAATctattcattaaatattggCGAATGTCCATATATTCAGTTTTCTGTACATCTTGGGAGTCAAGatgtttctttattatcaatcCCATACTTGTTGTCCATGGTACCAAACTTGAAAGAGTTATATATCCCCCAACTAGGTTCTTTAAACGACACCACGATGCACATATTAACAAGTTATACTTCAGAGTTACAGAATTTGGTTATATGtgatttatcatttaatcCATCTTTAACCGGTGCAGCAGTTTATGATTTTTTACAAAGTCTAAAAAAAGTTAGAAAGAGACCTCTAGAAAATTTTGTAATCAATGGATGCCCAGAAATATCCCATATTACATCGCTGGCATTAAAATCTCAAAATTTAGTTACTAACCTTGAATGCATATACCAAAGGCCAGCATGGAAACAATTCGGATTAAATTCGTATAGGTTTAAAACATGA
- the ATX2 gene encoding Mn(2+) transporter ATX2 (similar to Saccharomyces cerevisiae ATX2 (YOR079C); ancestral locus Anc_5.688), whose product MAISLTTVFLLAISLLVATFAIGVIPLYYVNKNLEQGANGQKIAILSQFGVGMLIGTSFMLVIPEGVKSCVEYGGNVGLNLLIGFLVVYLLDRGVSVLMANSSKFSFFDDDRSADIHSVRDLLKNPKIAITSILKNNVVFALFIHGISDGIALGTTSNNEELLIVVLIAIVVHKIPAVLSLTSLMISKQRLPEWQVLSNLFAFALSTPLGYVVVSIFNLKASDSMEWIGGSLLLMSGGSLLYASFTAFTEKDYDHTGGYEPALNPSVIGSDMSLELDLDATDPTGIPNKNNTSPVSLRDSNDIELNAREENTEHSKLPYDESVFTVAGVIIPIIVSFLIQE is encoded by the coding sequence ATGGCAATTAGTCTGACTACTGTTTTTCTGCTAGCGATTAGTCTGCTAGTGGCCACGTTTGCAATTGGTGTTATCCCATTGTATTATGTGaacaaaaatttagaaCAAGGTGCAAACGGTCAAAAGATTGCCATATTATCACAGTTTGGTGTCGGTATGCTGATTGGTACCTCATTCATGTTGGTCATCCCTGAAGGTGTCAAGTCATGCGTGGAGTATGGTGGAAATGTGGGTTTGAACCTGCTGATTGGGTTTTTAGTAGTTTATCTATTGGATAGAGGTGTCTCCGTATTGATGGctaattcatcaaaattttctttctttgatGATGATCGTAGCGCTGATATCCACAGCGTCAGGGATCTGTTAAAGAACCCCAAAATCGCAATCACCTCTATCTTGAAGAATAACGTTGTCTTTGCACTTTTCATACATGGTATTTCCGACGGTATTGCGTTGGGGACTACATCAAATAACGAAGAACTGTTAATCGTTGTTCTCATTGCTATTGTTGTTCACAAGATCCCAGCAGTTCTATCGTTAACCAGTCTGATGATCTCCAAACAAAGACTACCAGAATGGCAAGTTCTGTCCAATCTGTTTGCATTCGCCCTTTCGACTCCATTGGGCTATGTCGTTGTTTCGATTTTCAACTTGAAAGCCTCTGACTCCATGGAATGGATTGGTGGAAGCTTACTATTGATGAGTGGTGGTAGTTTACTATATGCCTCTTTTACTGCATTTACAGAAAAGGACTACGACCACACTGGTGGCTACGAACCTGCTCTAAACCCGTCCGTGATAGGTTCCGACATGTCATTGGAGCTCGATCTTGATGCCACTGATCCGACTGGCATCCCAAACAAGAACAACACATCTCCAGTAAGCTTAAGGGATTCGAACGACATAGAACTAAATGCACGCGAAGAGAATACCGAACACTCGAAGCTACCTTACGACGAGTCTGTCTTTACCGTCGCAGGTGTTATCATCCCGATCATCGTGTCATTCTTAATCCAAGAATAA